AACAAAGCGTTCAGCCACTACCGCTGGTAAGAGGAAAGCACCGAAATGGCACGCGATTATCCCCTCGCACGTTACCGCAACTTTGGCATCATGGCGCACATCGACGCGGGTAAAACGACCTGCTCCGAGCGCATTCTGTTCTACACCGGCAAGTCCCACAACATCGGCGAAGTCCACGACGGCGCCGCGACGATGGACTGGATGGAGCAGGAACAGGAACGTGGCATCACGATCACCTCGGCTGCGACGACGACTTTCTGGCAGCGTCAGGAAGAACCCACCGCAGATGCGACATCCGACACCAAGTATCGGATGAACATCATCGACACCCCCGGCCACGTCGACTTTACGATCGAAGTTGAACGCTCGCTGGCCGTGCTTGACGGCGCAGTTGCCGTTCTGGACGCCAACGCCGGTGTTGAACCTCAGACCGAAACCGTCTGGCGTCAGGCTGACCGCTACAAGGTCCCGCGCATCGTGTTCGTCAACAAGATGGACAAGATCGGCGCGGATTTCTTCAACTGCGTGCACATGATCAAGGACCGCACAGGTGCCACACCTGCGCCGATCCAAATCCCGATTGGGGCCGAGACCGAGCTGGAAGGCATGGTCGATCTGGTCACCATGAAAGAATGGGTCTGGGCTGGTGAAGACCTTGGCGCATCATGGGAACAGCGCGAAATTCGTGACAGCCTGAAGGAGCAGGCCGCCGAGTGGCGCGCCAAGCTGATCGAAACCGCTGTCGAAATGGACGACGATGCGATGGAAAACTACCTTATGGATGGTGCCGAGCCTTCCGTCGAGGAGCTGCGCAAGCTGATCCGCAAAGGCACGCTGGCCATCAAATTCATTCCCGTTCTGTGCGGCTCTGCGTTCAAGAACAAGGGTGTGCAGCCTTTGCTGAACGCTGTCATCGACTATCTGCCCAGCCCGCTGGACGTTGTCGATTACATGGGCTTCAAACCCGGTGACGAAACTGAAACGCGCAACATCCCGCGTCGCGCGGATGATGATATGGCCTTCTCGGGCCTTGCCTTCAAAATCATGAACGACCCCTTTGTTGGCTCGCTGACCTTCACACGCATCTACTCGGGTGTGCTGAAGAAAGGCGATACGATGCTCAACTCTACCAAGGGCAAAAAAGAGCGTGTGGGCCGGATGATGATGATGCACTCGATCAACCGCGAGGAAATCGAAGAAGCATTCGCTGGCGATATTATCGCGCTTGCAGGTCTTAAAGACACAACAACAGGTGACACCCTGTGCGACGACAAAGATCCTGTTGTTCTGGAGACGATGACGTTCCCCGATCCGGTTATCGAAATCGCCGTTGAGCCAAAGACCAAAGCCGACCAAGAGAAAATGTCGCAGGGTCTGGCCCGTCTGGCCGCCGAAGACCCGTCTTTCCGTGTGGAAACCGATCTGGAATCAGGTCAGACCATCATGAAGGGCATGGGCGAACTTCACCTCGATATTCTGGTGGATCGTCTCAAGCGCGAATTCAAGGTCGAAGCCAACATCGGTGCGCCTCAGGTGGCCTACCGCGAAACCATTTCGCGCGAGGCAGAGCACACCTACACCCACAAGAAACAGTCGGGTGGGTCTGGTCAGTTCGCCGAGGTGAAGATGATCATCACCCCGACCGAACCGGGCGAAGGTTTCTCCTTTGAAAGCCGCATCGTTGGTGGTGCCGTTCCCAAGGAATACATCCCCGGTGTCGAAAAGGGTGTGAAATCGGTTATGGATAGCGGCCCACTGGCTGGCTTCCCCGTCATCGACTTCAAGGTCGCCCTGATCGACGGTAAATTCCACGATGTTGACTCCTCGGTGCTGGCGTTTGAAATCGCGGCACGTCAGTGGATGCGCGAAGCCATGAAAAAGGCCGGCGCGAAACTGCTGGAACCTGTGATGAAGGTCGAAGTTGTGACGCCCGAAGAATATACCGGCGGAATCATCGGTGATCTCACATCGCGTCGCGGTCAGGTGACAGGTCAGGAGCCACGCGGCAACGCAGTAGCGATCAATTGCTTCGTGCCGCTGGCCAATATGTTCGGCTACATCAACACGTTGCGCTCCATGTCGTCGGGCCGTGCCAACTTTACGATGCAGTTCGACCACTACGAGCCGGTTCCGTCCAACATCTCCGAAGAGATCCAGGCGAAATTCGCATAGTTCAGCGGTGGGCAGCGATGCCCACCCACCCCAAAACCGTAACGTGGGCCTTGGCCCACAGCGACACAAAAATCTAAGGAGGCCACCATGGCTAAGGAAAAGTTTGCCCGCACGAAACCGCACGTAAACATTGGCACGATTGGTCACGTTGACCACGGCAAGACGACGTTGACGGCAGCGATCACCAAGTATTTCGGTGATTTTCAGGCGTATGACTCGATTGACGGCGCGCCCGAGGAGAAGGCCCGCGGGATCACGATCTCGACGGCGCACGTCGAGTATGAGACCGAGACGCGCCACTATGCGCACGTCGACTGCCCCGGGCACGCCGACTATGTGAAGAACATGATCACCGGTGCCGCCCAGATGGACGGCGCGATCCTGGTTGTGAACGCGGCCGACGGCCCGATGCCGCAAACGCGCGAGCACATCCTGCTGGGCCGCCAGGTGGGTATCCCCTACATGGTTGTTTACATGAACAAGGTCGATCAGGTTGACGACGAAGAGCTGCTGGAACTGGTCGAGATGGAAATCCGCGAGCTTCTGAGCTCGTATGAATATCCCGGCGACGATATTCCGATCATCCGCGGGTCTGCGCTGGCGGCGATGGAAGGGCGCGACCCCGAGATCGGCGAGACCTCGATCAAGGCGCTGATGGAAGCTGTTGACAGCTACATCCCGACCCCTGCACGCGCTGTTGACCAGCCGTTCCTGATGCCGATCGAAGACGTGTTCTCGATCTCGGGCCGCGGCACGGTTGTGACCGGTCGTATCGAACGTGGTGTTGTGAACGTGGGCGACGAACTGTCGATCGTGGGGATCCGCGACACAGGCAAGACGACCTGCACAGGCGTTGAAATGTTCCGCAAGCTGCTGGATCGCGGTGAAGCTGGCGACAACGTTGGTGTTCTGCTGCGCGGGATCGACCGTGACGGCGTTGAGCGTGGTCAGGTTCTGTGCAAGCCCGGTTCTGTGAACCCGCACACCAAGTTCGAGGCCGAAGCCTATATCCTGACCAAGGAAGAGGGTGGCCGTCACACGCCGTTCTTCGCCAACTACCGTCCGCAGTTCTACTTCCGCACGACGGATGTGACCGGCACGGTTGTGCTGCCCGAAGGCACGGAAATGGTGATGCCCGGCGATAACCTGAAGTTCACAGTCGAACTGATCGCCCCGATCGCCATGGAAGACGGGTTGCGCTTCGCGATCCGCGAAGGCGGCCGCACCGTTGGCGCAGGTGTTGTCAGCAAAATCATCGAATGATGATTTAGCTGGGCGGGTTGCAGACGTTTCCAACGGAAACGACGAGAACCCGCACCGCTGACGCCTGAGCAATCGTAACGTGGGTCAAAACCCACGTTACCGCACAAACGAAAAGGCCGCCCCAGAAATGGGGCGGCTTTTCATATGCCACCATTCACGGCTACGATGAGGCGCAAGAACCACCGGATTTTTGAAACTGGACCATCTGCCATGAAGCGTATCCTGAAAGCCCTAGGTCTCGGCGCCGTTACATCGTCAGAGGCAACGGTTGCACCGATCCGCGGGCGGTCGGATATTGTCGCGCAGCTGCACGTTCAGGCACGTCGGGTGGTTTACGAGAAATATCGCCGCAAACTGATCATCGACGACAAGGCAAACATCGAACAGGGTGTGAAGCTGCAGGACTGCCTTCTTGTCTCCTTCTATTGGTACACCGTGGAATTCATGGAGAGGGCAAACGTCTCGACGCCAAACGAATTGACCGGATCGGATCAAGCCATCGTGGTTTGCATGGCGCTTGCGTTCGGTGCATCGGACGCCGAATATACGACACATTGCACGCACATGCTGCCCGTTCACATCACGAAGGCAGACGGGTTCCGACAACGTTGGCGTGAAGCGGCAGCCAAACAGGTCGAAATCGACAAGGTCTTTCGCAATGCCGGGGTGCGGCATTTCGAGGCGCGGGTGGCGGCCGAGAAGAAGGCAGAAGCCATCCATTCGGTCCCGGATCTGGCGGACGCCTATGCCATCGGTCTGGCAGCGCTAAGGAGTGGCCAGCAACTGGCTGTTGATGATGCGCCATTGTATTTTCTGCTCCCCTACAGCGTGCACCGGGCGCGCACGGTCGCCAGACAACAGCCACCAGATTGGGCCGAGGCACCCGCCTTCGCGGAACTGACCGGTGATGAGCGCCAGGTGGTAGGCTACATGCACCTGCTGCTAGCGAATCTGTCGGATTCGGGCGTGCATATGGACCTGATCAGCAAACGGATTGATATCGGCGAAGTAATCGGCTGCTTTCCATCACTGGCAGCTGCTGCGGTCGGGCAGGGTTATGATGCCATAGCGCTGCGCCACGGTAACTTGGCAAGTGATCTTTCTTACAGCAAAGACCTATTCGACAACGTGACCGCGTTCCATTTCTTGTGGATGGGGGTCGTGGGCGGAGAAGCATAGGGGCACATCGAACTTTTGCCCAGCTCGGTGCGACTTCGCCTTGCTTTCTTTTCCGACTCCCCCTATACGGCAGCAATCCAACGAGGGTGCGCTTTGCCGTGCCCTTTTTAAGTTGGACCAAACGACGCGACGAGGGTGCCGGATGAGCCGCTGTCCTCCTCTCCGTTGAGATCCCAAAGACAAGGGATATGCATCATGGCAGCTAGCCAGAATATTCGCATCCGTCTCAAGGCTTTTGATTACCGTGTGCTCGACGCCAGCACGCTGGAAATCGTCAACACAGCCAAGCGCACGGGTGCTTCGGTCCGGGGCCCGATCCCGCTTCCGAACAAGATCGAAAAGTTCACCGTTCTGCGTGGACCCCACATCGACAAGAAATCCCGTGATCAGTTCGAAATCCGCACGCACAAGCGTCTGCTGGATATCGTCGACCCGACACCCCAGACCGTGGACGCGCTGATGAAGCTCGACCTGGCTGCCGGTGTTGACGTCGAGATCAAGGTATAGGGGAGGCACCAGATATGTTGCGTTCCGGTATTATCGCAAAAAAGGTGGGGATGACCCGCCTGTTCATGGAAGACGGCAAGCAGATTCCTGTGACCGTTCTTCAACTCGACAAGCTTCAGGTTG
This portion of the Octadecabacter sp. SW4 genome encodes:
- the fusA gene encoding elongation factor G produces the protein MARDYPLARYRNFGIMAHIDAGKTTCSERILFYTGKSHNIGEVHDGAATMDWMEQEQERGITITSAATTTFWQRQEEPTADATSDTKYRMNIIDTPGHVDFTIEVERSLAVLDGAVAVLDANAGVEPQTETVWRQADRYKVPRIVFVNKMDKIGADFFNCVHMIKDRTGATPAPIQIPIGAETELEGMVDLVTMKEWVWAGEDLGASWEQREIRDSLKEQAAEWRAKLIETAVEMDDDAMENYLMDGAEPSVEELRKLIRKGTLAIKFIPVLCGSAFKNKGVQPLLNAVIDYLPSPLDVVDYMGFKPGDETETRNIPRRADDDMAFSGLAFKIMNDPFVGSLTFTRIYSGVLKKGDTMLNSTKGKKERVGRMMMMHSINREEIEEAFAGDIIALAGLKDTTTGDTLCDDKDPVVLETMTFPDPVIEIAVEPKTKADQEKMSQGLARLAAEDPSFRVETDLESGQTIMKGMGELHLDILVDRLKREFKVEANIGAPQVAYRETISREAEHTYTHKKQSGGSGQFAEVKMIITPTEPGEGFSFESRIVGGAVPKEYIPGVEKGVKSVMDSGPLAGFPVIDFKVALIDGKFHDVDSSVLAFEIAARQWMREAMKKAGAKLLEPVMKVEVVTPEEYTGGIIGDLTSRRGQVTGQEPRGNAVAINCFVPLANMFGYINTLRSMSSGRANFTMQFDHYEPVPSNISEEIQAKFA
- the tuf gene encoding elongation factor Tu; protein product: MAKEKFARTKPHVNIGTIGHVDHGKTTLTAAITKYFGDFQAYDSIDGAPEEKARGITISTAHVEYETETRHYAHVDCPGHADYVKNMITGAAQMDGAILVVNAADGPMPQTREHILLGRQVGIPYMVVYMNKVDQVDDEELLELVEMEIRELLSSYEYPGDDIPIIRGSALAAMEGRDPEIGETSIKALMEAVDSYIPTPARAVDQPFLMPIEDVFSISGRGTVVTGRIERGVVNVGDELSIVGIRDTGKTTCTGVEMFRKLLDRGEAGDNVGVLLRGIDRDGVERGQVLCKPGSVNPHTKFEAEAYILTKEEGGRHTPFFANYRPQFYFRTTDVTGTVVLPEGTEMVMPGDNLKFTVELIAPIAMEDGLRFAIREGGRTVGAGVVSKIIE
- the rpsJ gene encoding 30S ribosomal protein S10, encoding MAASQNIRIRLKAFDYRVLDASTLEIVNTAKRTGASVRGPIPLPNKIEKFTVLRGPHIDKKSRDQFEIRTHKRLLDIVDPTPQTVDALMKLDLAAGVDVEIKV